Proteins found in one Limnobaculum xujianqingii genomic segment:
- the mtr gene encoding tryptophan permease, whose protein sequence is MTVSVEAQGSAQVKKKSVIGGAMITTATVVGAGMFSLPVAMSGVWFSWSIGILAVTCFIMIMAGFMLLEANLNYRIGASFDTLTKDLLGRFWNIATNITFAFVLYILAYAYISGSAAVISQTLTQYFTIGISSRITGVIFTIVVAFIVWWSSTAVGRITTILLLGKFIAFFMTFASLLGYVQVDNLMDVMAPQGTSYLPFLLMTLPFCIVSFGFHGNVPSLVKHYGKDPKRIVSCILIGTLFALFLYVFWLYCTMGNISRADFKPIIAQGGNIDVFITAMGAILNSASMDVILTFFANFAVASSMLGATLGLFDYIADLCKFKDDNGGRAKTALVTYIPPALLCSIYPNGFLYAIGYAGLAFAVWAIIVPGLLAKASREKFGNPMFRTWGGTPLVYVVIVFGVITMLAHILSTFNILPTYS, encoded by the coding sequence ATGACGGTCAGCGTAGAGGCTCAGGGGTCTGCTCAGGTTAAAAAGAAGTCGGTTATTGGTGGAGCTATGATCACCACGGCGACCGTCGTTGGCGCCGGAATGTTCTCTTTACCTGTAGCCATGTCCGGGGTTTGGTTTTCCTGGTCAATTGGTATCCTTGCTGTTACCTGTTTTATTATGATAATGGCTGGTTTCATGCTGCTGGAAGCCAACCTTAATTATCGTATTGGTGCCAGTTTCGACACATTAACAAAAGATCTATTAGGTCGATTCTGGAATATTGCAACCAACATTACTTTTGCTTTCGTTTTATATATTCTTGCCTACGCCTATATTTCAGGAAGTGCTGCGGTTATATCCCAAACCTTAACCCAGTATTTCACGATTGGAATTTCTTCCCGTATTACCGGTGTGATATTTACCATTGTTGTGGCATTTATTGTCTGGTGGAGTTCAACAGCAGTGGGGCGTATTACTACCATCTTGCTGTTGGGCAAATTTATTGCTTTCTTTATGACGTTCGCCAGCCTGCTGGGCTATGTGCAGGTTGATAATCTGATGGACGTTATGGCTCCACAAGGAACCAGTTATCTACCTTTCCTGTTAATGACACTGCCTTTCTGTATTGTTTCATTTGGCTTTCACGGCAACGTACCCAGCCTGGTAAAACACTATGGTAAAGACCCAAAACGTATTGTTTCCTGCATATTAATTGGAACGCTATTTGCGTTGTTCCTGTATGTCTTCTGGTTATATTGCACCATGGGGAATATCTCCCGGGCGGACTTTAAGCCAATTATTGCTCAGGGCGGAAACATTGACGTCTTTATCACAGCCATGGGGGCGATTCTTAACAGCGCATCAATGGATGTAATCCTGACATTCTTTGCCAACTTCGCGGTTGCCAGTTCTATGTTAGGTGCAACACTGGGCCTGTTCGATTACATTGCTGACCTGTGTAAGTTTAAGGATGACAATGGCGGCAGGGCGAAAACAGCACTGGTTACTTATATTCCTCCGGCGCTACTGTGCTCCATCTATCCAAATGGTTTTCTGTATGCCATTGGTTATGCTGGACTGGCGTTTGCGGTATGGGCAATCATCGTTCCCGGCCTGTTGGCGAAAGCCTCGCGCGAGAAATTTGGTAACCCAATGTTCCGCACCTGGGGTGGAACCCCGCTGGTGTATGTAGTGATTGTGTTTGGGGTGATCACTATGCTGGCGCATATATTGTCGACGTTTAATATATTGCCGACGTATAGTTAA
- a CDS encoding M20 family metallopeptidase codes for MQLNQYLDELRPLVNIDCGTQTTEGVAVVAGLMEKKYKDLGWHAEIVDLGKEVGPGVFATNKPGATQFDVLLIGHMDTVFPPGTAAERPMSTDATRLYGPGAADMKSGLLNILWAIRALDDSDVQRLSIAVAMNPDEETGSVYSHEWLGKYAKQSRYVLVAEAARADGSLVKARKGMARYNIDFHGRAAHAGNAPEKGRSAITELANWILAINQLGNAEAGTTLNVGVVKGGDAANIVPDKAQAVVDVRFWDNNEYHRIDKAINEMSKKAYVADVTSTVTEMAHTPAMSPSAETEKLMTLVERCGQEEGIPVKWQAVGGGSDANHTAALGVPSLDGFGPIGADFHSPAEYVELESIIPRIKLLSRIIKSL; via the coding sequence ATGCAGTTAAACCAATATTTAGATGAATTACGTCCGCTGGTTAATATTGATTGTGGAACTCAAACCACCGAAGGCGTTGCCGTTGTTGCCGGTCTGATGGAGAAGAAATATAAGGATTTAGGCTGGCATGCAGAAATCGTAGATCTGGGTAAAGAGGTAGGCCCGGGTGTATTTGCCACCAATAAACCCGGCGCCACTCAGTTTGACGTTTTACTGATTGGTCATATGGATACCGTATTCCCACCGGGAACCGCGGCCGAGCGCCCAATGTCTACTGATGCTACTCGTCTATATGGTCCGGGTGCGGCAGATATGAAATCTGGCCTGTTAAATATCCTGTGGGCTATTCGCGCACTGGATGACAGTGATGTTCAGAGATTATCCATTGCTGTTGCAATGAACCCGGATGAAGAAACCGGTTCAGTTTACTCTCATGAATGGCTGGGTAAATACGCTAAACAGAGCCGTTATGTGCTGGTTGCTGAAGCTGCACGTGCTGATGGTTCGCTGGTTAAAGCCCGTAAGGGTATGGCGCGTTATAATATTGACTTCCACGGGCGTGCTGCTCACGCAGGTAACGCACCGGAGAAAGGCCGTTCAGCCATTACCGAATTGGCTAACTGGATTCTGGCAATTAACCAGTTAGGTAATGCCGAAGCCGGTACCACGCTGAACGTCGGCGTGGTTAAAGGTGGTGATGCTGCCAATATCGTTCCTGATAAAGCTCAGGCAGTGGTTGATGTACGTTTCTGGGATAACAACGAATATCACCGCATTGATAAAGCCATCAATGAAATGAGCAAAAAAGCTTACGTGGCTGATGTTACCTCCACCGTTACTGAAATGGCTCATACTCCGGCAATGTCTCCTTCGGCAGAAACAGAAAAACTAATGACATTAGTTGAGCGTTGTGGTCAGGAAGAAGGTATTCCGGTGAAATGGCAGGCTGTAGGCGGTGGTTCTGATGCTAACCATACGGCGGCATTAGGGGTTCCATCTCTGGATGGTTTTGGCCCTATCGGTGCCGACTTCCATAGCCCGGCAGAATATGTTGAGTTGGAGAGTATTATTCCGCGGATTAAGTTGCTGAGTCGCATTATTAAATCACTGTGA
- a CDS encoding YjiG family protein yields the protein MSNNSNPMITDIFVAGARKGWGIATTSTLPNVLMAFVIIKALQITGLLDLLGKLCEPVMALFGLPGEAAAVLISSLMSMGGAIGVAVSLFQSGHLNGEHLAILAPAIYLMGSLVQYVGRVLGVVGTKGSRIPLMLLIAVINSFGAMLLMRIIINI from the coding sequence ATGTCTAATAACTCAAATCCAATGATCACTGATATTTTTGTTGCCGGAGCGCGTAAAGGCTGGGGAATTGCCACCACAAGTACACTACCAAACGTACTGATGGCATTCGTTATTATTAAAGCATTACAAATCACCGGACTGTTAGATCTGTTAGGCAAGCTATGTGAACCTGTCATGGCGTTGTTTGGCCTGCCCGGAGAGGCTGCCGCAGTTTTAATTAGTAGTTTAATGTCGATGGGTGGCGCAATTGGTGTTGCCGTAAGCCTGTTCCAGAGCGGTCACCTCAATGGTGAGCACCTGGCAATTCTTGCCCCTGCTATCTATCTGATGGGTTCATTAGTGCAATATGTCGGACGTGTTTTAGGCGTTGTTGGCACTAAGGGCAGCCGCATTCCATTAATGTTGCTTATTGCCGTTATCAATTCATTTGGTGCGATGCTGCTGATGAGAATCATCATTAATATCTAA